The Verrucomicrobiales bacterium genome has a segment encoding these proteins:
- a CDS encoding HDOD domain-containing protein, whose product MLDLDELIQRANELEPLPASAVRLASLLGSGQCDLTEVADIIAYDEALTVRLLRAANSAATGGATRVTRAQEAVFRLGASRVMALTVASKVNGLLKQHVKAYNLSEGALWEHSVATAAAAETLQEFTQEPLPQETFTASLLHDIGKLVMGRFLTTEDLEWLRRAACEGGLHPLDAERQILGVHHGELGGIIAQHWQLPEGIVKGIIYHHSPEEGLDPICDAVYVANLLGKVIADTPSASPTPASLERLGIDPGQMESLTSAAKARFTAVKARYNSV is encoded by the coding sequence ATGCTTGATCTTGATGAGCTCATACAGCGGGCGAACGAACTGGAACCTCTACCGGCGAGCGCCGTCAGGCTGGCCTCGCTGTTGGGGTCGGGGCAGTGCGATCTGACTGAGGTCGCCGACATCATCGCCTACGACGAAGCCCTGACGGTGCGACTCCTTCGGGCGGCGAACTCAGCCGCCACCGGCGGAGCCACGCGGGTGACCCGTGCCCAAGAGGCGGTGTTTCGACTCGGAGCCTCCCGGGTGATGGCTCTGACCGTAGCCTCCAAAGTGAACGGCCTGCTGAAACAGCACGTCAAGGCTTACAACCTCAGCGAAGGTGCCCTTTGGGAACATTCGGTGGCGACGGCGGCGGCCGCCGAAACCCTACAGGAATTCACCCAAGAACCATTGCCTCAGGAAACATTTACAGCATCGTTGCTTCACGACATTGGAAAGCTGGTCATGGGACGATTCTTGACAACGGAAGACTTGGAGTGGCTGCGAAGAGCCGCCTGCGAAGGTGGCCTCCATCCCCTCGATGCAGAGCGGCAGATTCTTGGAGTCCACCATGGTGAACTCGGTGGCATCATCGCCCAGCATTGGCAACTGCCAGAAGGCATTGTCAAAGGAATCATTTACCACCACAGCCCTGAAGAAGGCCTCGACCCTATCTGCGATGCGGTTTATGTGGCAAATCTTTTGGGGAAAGTCATCGCGGACACCCCCTCAGCCTCCCCTACCCCCGCAAGCCTGGAGAGGCTCGGAATCGATCCCGGCCAGATGGAATCGCTGACCAGCGCCGCCAAGGCAAGATTCACTGCCGTGAAGGCGCGCTACAACTCGGTCTAA
- a CDS encoding rRNA pseudouridine synthase, whose protein sequence is MSRRPFGQSHSAKPNLPRHGIARVLSKLGFCSRSQATELIRAGRVMVNGNVRKDPEFPVRFGVDQLSVDGRVVRIEDRVYLMLNKPRGLVTTASDEKGRATVFQCLAGKNLPHLNPVGRLDQASEGLLLFTNDTTWADAVTDPITHCEKCYHVQVNRTFQAEWKTKAEAGVHVDGEILRALRLDLLRQGEKHCWLRIVLNEGRNRHIRRLLSSLELEVLRLVRVSIGHLVLGDLPKGQYRHLTPEEVRSLEHKTIDPPLS, encoded by the coding sequence GTGAGCCGAAGACCGTTCGGACAGTCTCATTCTGCGAAACCAAACCTGCCGCGACACGGCATCGCACGAGTCCTTTCCAAGCTAGGGTTCTGCTCCCGCAGCCAAGCAACTGAGCTTATCCGCGCCGGCCGGGTCATGGTCAATGGGAACGTCCGCAAGGACCCGGAGTTCCCGGTCCGATTCGGCGTCGACCAGCTTTCTGTGGATGGTCGCGTAGTACGGATCGAAGACCGAGTCTATCTCATGCTGAACAAACCGCGCGGCTTGGTAACCACAGCCTCCGATGAAAAGGGTCGTGCCACCGTCTTCCAGTGCCTGGCCGGAAAGAATCTGCCGCATCTCAACCCCGTGGGGCGGCTCGACCAGGCGAGCGAGGGCCTCTTACTGTTCACCAATGATACCACGTGGGCCGACGCAGTCACCGATCCGATCACTCATTGCGAAAAGTGCTACCACGTACAGGTAAACCGAACCTTCCAAGCCGAGTGGAAAACCAAGGCCGAAGCGGGAGTGCACGTAGACGGGGAGATTCTGCGCGCACTCCGGCTCGACCTCCTGCGACAGGGTGAAAAACACTGCTGGCTGCGCATCGTTCTCAACGAGGGACGGAATCGTCACATCCGGCGATTACTCTCCAGCTTGGAGCTCGAAGTGTTGCGCCTCGTTCGCGTCTCCATCGGCCACCTTGTGCTTGGCGATCTACCCAAAGGCCAGTATCGCCACCTCACGCCCGAGGAGGTTCGCTCTCTGGAGCACAAGACTATCGATCCCCCACTTTCCTAA
- a CDS encoding DMT family protein, with amino-acid sequence MNELIHNRWLPIALLIASNVFMTVAWYGHLKYKSSPLYIVILVSWGIAFFEYVLQVPANRWGHGTYSATELKIIQEIVTLTVFIGFAWLYLGEKLRWNHVAAFICILGAVAFTFLPKK; translated from the coding sequence ATGAACGAACTCATCCACAACCGCTGGTTACCCATCGCTCTGCTGATCGCCTCCAATGTGTTTATGACGGTTGCTTGGTACGGCCACTTGAAGTACAAAAGCTCTCCTCTCTACATCGTCATTCTTGTGAGCTGGGGCATCGCGTTTTTCGAATACGTCCTTCAAGTGCCAGCCAACCGCTGGGGCCATGGCACCTACTCGGCCACCGAGTTGAAAATCATACAAGAGATCGTCACCCTGACCGTGTTTATCGGATTCGCCTGGCTCTACCTCGGTGAAAAGCTTCGCTGGAATCACGTTGCCGCATTCATCTGCATTTTGGGCGCTGTGGCCTTCACCTTCCTACCCAAGAAATAG